Proteins co-encoded in one Saprospira grandis genomic window:
- a CDS encoding ABC transporter permease subunit — protein MFLYTIKRLLLFIPSFFLVSLLVFGLSRLVEGDPVDMVLNKGGEESPFASAQAYRQKARELGLDRPAFYFRLSSQAYPKDLYQLQPQQHRTLLSRLMDQYGAAEHCMAYYQQLKNWERLYYEQKAAFSYEEKGQLDQLKEELWQRYEEEPLDILLDSLAAKTAKVAPLALGLDSIRYALQQLRKEARPYETLIPQLYFYGLNNQYHVWMFGDYPYFSAPDSSVHHRLDSCYAQLGQLNLVQDSLARLGRRLAFQLEQLDSQAQAPLLAQMGQLEQQQEQFNESYRQLAAERDRLLPLREVYASRGLIRGDLGISYQDQQPVLQKIWAALRWTLLMNLLAILISYGVSVPLGVEMASWRYRPTAYYSFLSPLQLIFGALLALCFFLQLMELVSGAVWAVIPLQIIFIGFNYRAFLKQWGRSFGPEIRRFAKALLSGRMLDISEYSLLFLQIVYLWFWVLLFLSWGLQPLWLKLGFLVLPLFFFLGPWRGQWRLSKQKGLELVGDQRDKLSSNFLFLLYSLPSFWLASLLVVFLTTATYGAHYDWFPTQGLPDSQAFSWGLVGDYLYHLFLPIFAITYGSFAYLSRQMRSAMLQVLAQDYIRTARAKGLRRQQVYWGHAFRNALFPLITLFSAVFPRALAGAIAIELIFDINGMGLLVIEAIRAYDWPLVFGVTLMAALLTILGNLVADLLYAWVDPRVKY, from the coding sequence ATGTTCTTATACACGATTAAGCGGCTCTTGCTGTTTATTCCCAGCTTTTTCTTGGTCTCTTTATTGGTCTTTGGCCTGAGTCGATTAGTGGAGGGAGACCCCGTAGATATGGTCCTCAATAAGGGCGGAGAAGAAAGTCCCTTTGCCTCGGCCCAAGCCTATCGGCAGAAAGCCCGGGAGCTGGGCTTAGATCGGCCCGCCTTTTATTTCAGATTGAGCTCGCAGGCTTATCCTAAAGATTTGTATCAGTTGCAACCGCAGCAGCACAGAACCTTATTGTCTCGCTTGATGGACCAATATGGGGCGGCAGAGCATTGTATGGCCTACTACCAACAATTAAAAAATTGGGAGCGCTTATATTATGAACAAAAGGCGGCCTTTAGTTATGAAGAAAAGGGCCAATTGGATCAGCTCAAGGAGGAGCTCTGGCAGCGTTATGAGGAAGAGCCTCTAGATATTTTGCTCGACAGCCTAGCGGCCAAAACGGCTAAAGTGGCGCCCTTGGCCTTGGGCCTAGATAGTATTCGCTATGCTTTGCAGCAGTTGCGCAAGGAGGCTCGGCCCTATGAAACCCTGATTCCCCAGCTCTATTTTTATGGACTCAACAATCAGTATCATGTCTGGATGTTTGGGGATTATCCTTACTTCTCGGCCCCCGATAGTAGCGTACACCATCGTTTGGATAGCTGTTATGCGCAGTTGGGGCAGCTCAATTTGGTCCAGGATAGTTTGGCGCGTTTAGGGCGAAGGCTAGCCTTTCAGTTGGAGCAGCTCGATAGTCAGGCGCAGGCGCCTTTATTGGCCCAAATGGGGCAGTTGGAGCAGCAGCAAGAGCAGTTTAACGAAAGTTACCGACAATTGGCGGCGGAGCGAGACCGTTTGTTGCCTTTGCGGGAGGTCTATGCGAGTCGGGGTTTGATTCGAGGAGATTTGGGCATTTCTTATCAGGACCAGCAGCCCGTTTTGCAGAAGATTTGGGCGGCCTTGCGCTGGACCCTGCTCATGAACTTATTGGCCATCTTGATCTCTTATGGGGTTTCGGTCCCTTTGGGGGTAGAAATGGCCAGTTGGCGCTATCGGCCCACGGCTTATTACTCCTTTTTATCGCCTTTGCAGCTCATTTTTGGGGCGCTTTTGGCCCTTTGCTTCTTCTTGCAATTGATGGAGCTGGTTTCGGGGGCAGTTTGGGCGGTAATTCCCTTGCAAATCATCTTTATTGGCTTCAATTATCGGGCATTTTTAAAGCAATGGGGCCGTTCTTTTGGTCCAGAAATTCGGCGTTTTGCCAAGGCCCTTCTTTCTGGGCGGATGTTAGATATTAGTGAATACAGTCTGCTCTTTCTGCAGATCGTCTACCTTTGGTTTTGGGTCCTTTTATTTTTGAGTTGGGGTCTACAGCCGCTTTGGCTAAAGCTTGGTTTTTTGGTTTTGCCCCTCTTCTTTTTCTTGGGGCCTTGGCGGGGACAATGGCGTTTGTCTAAACAAAAAGGGCTAGAGCTGGTTGGCGACCAGAGAGACAAACTGAGTAGTAATTTTCTCTTTTTGCTTTATTCTTTGCCTTCTTTTTGGCTGGCCAGCTTGCTGGTGGTCTTTCTGACCACCGCCACCTATGGCGCGCATTACGATTGGTTTCCCACCCAGGGCTTGCCCGATAGTCAGGCCTTTTCTTGGGGGCTAGTGGGCGACTACCTCTATCATTTATTCTTGCCCATTTTTGCCATCACCTACGGCTCCTTTGCCTACCTTTCTCGGCAGATGCGTTCGGCCATGTTGCAGGTATTGGCGCAGGATTACATTCGGACGGCCAGGGCCAAGGGCTTGCGTCGGCAGCAGGTCTATTGGGGGCATGCCTTCCGCAACGCTTTATTTCCCTTGATCACCTTATTCAGTGCGGTCTTTCCTAGGGCTTTGGCGGGGGCCATTGCCATAGAGTTAATTTTCGACATCAATGGGATGGGGCTGTTGGTCATTGAGGCCATTCGGGCCTATGATTGGCCTTTGGTATTTGGGGTCACCTTAATGGCGGCCTTGCTCACTATTTTGGGCAATTTGGTGGCCGACCTACTTTATGCTTGGGTAGATCCTCGGGTGAAGTATTAG
- a CDS encoding TlpA family protein disulfide reductase — MNIKLSELIIIPIVIALVWVGFRWYRQPGVTSGTPAPEFAGQLASGDSLRLSDLRGQWVLLDFWGSWCAPCRQSNPQLRRLYDRYHGAKFTKGEDFTILSVGIETSKEAWLAAIEKDGLIWPHHVSDLSRFNDHVAALYGIKEVPTTILVNPDGNILGINMDYDNVNAQLSRFLVKEEAQ; from the coding sequence ATGAATATTAAATTATCAGAGCTCATTATCATTCCCATTGTAATTGCCCTCGTTTGGGTAGGCTTTCGTTGGTATCGTCAGCCGGGAGTGACCTCCGGAACGCCAGCCCCAGAGTTTGCGGGCCAATTGGCCAGCGGCGACAGCCTGCGTTTATCGGATTTGCGGGGACAATGGGTCTTATTAGACTTTTGGGGCAGCTGGTGCGCTCCTTGCCGCCAATCTAATCCGCAATTGCGCCGTCTTTATGACAGATACCATGGGGCCAAATTTACCAAAGGCGAAGACTTTACGATTTTGAGCGTGGGGATTGAGACCAGCAAAGAAGCTTGGTTGGCCGCCATAGAAAAAGATGGCTTAATTTGGCCCCATCATGTGTCGGACCTCAGTCGATTTAATGACCATGTGGCCGCCCTTTATGGCATTAAGGAAGTGCCCACCACCATTTTGGTCAATCCCGATGGCAACATCTTGGGGATCAATATGGACTACGACAATGTGAATGCCCAGCTCTCTCGTTTTTTGGTCAAAGAAGAGGCACAGTAG
- a CDS encoding DUF3078 domain-containing protein encodes MKTKFLLLLGLFAFGPQLFAQDDKKPEEKKEGWTYDAGIGLDFAQLLLINPKVGAGENKIAFGGSTTMGADYKKGRLKWENNFSLNFGVQRLGASSNPFQKAIDELRLSSFADYKIVKDKPWGYALDLTFLSQLTPNYEGNTLSYQEGMASRSPRSKFFSPATVTISPSISYKPDDHLSVLISPASLKSIIVADDSIAAIANADASAGVHGTPYGGTDRAAFISRWGVRPTGMTADSVLYANHSMQLGATMKILYKNKFFLNAEKKPRLGVKTSLTLFSDYLHNPQNIDVEWLTTTDLYIFKGLSISLNTIVFYDHDVQVQLDRDNDPDTGVNGYESTGRRVSITESLLIKYNFLF; translated from the coding sequence ATGAAAACTAAATTTTTGCTCCTCCTTGGGCTATTCGCCTTTGGGCCTCAGCTTTTTGCCCAAGATGACAAAAAACCGGAAGAAAAAAAAGAAGGCTGGACCTATGATGCGGGTATCGGTTTGGACTTTGCCCAACTGCTCTTGATTAACCCAAAGGTGGGGGCAGGAGAAAACAAAATAGCTTTTGGTGGAAGTACCACTATGGGCGCCGACTATAAAAAGGGCCGCCTAAAATGGGAAAACAACTTTAGTTTAAACTTTGGGGTACAGCGGCTAGGGGCCAGCTCCAACCCCTTTCAGAAAGCCATTGATGAGCTACGGCTTAGCTCTTTTGCCGATTATAAAATTGTGAAAGACAAACCCTGGGGCTATGCCCTAGACCTTACCTTTTTGAGCCAGCTCACCCCCAACTATGAGGGCAACACCTTGTCTTATCAGGAAGGCATGGCTAGTCGCAGCCCTCGTTCTAAGTTTTTCTCTCCGGCCACAGTAACCATCTCGCCGAGTATCTCTTATAAGCCCGACGACCATTTATCGGTTTTGATTTCTCCCGCCTCCTTAAAAAGCATTATCGTTGCCGATGACTCTATTGCGGCCATAGCCAATGCCGATGCTAGTGCGGGGGTGCATGGTACGCCTTATGGGGGAACCGATCGGGCGGCTTTTATTAGTCGCTGGGGTGTTCGGCCCACAGGCATGACCGCCGATAGTGTACTTTACGCCAACCACAGCATGCAATTGGGGGCCACCATGAAGATCTTGTATAAAAATAAGTTCTTCCTCAATGCCGAGAAAAAGCCTCGTTTGGGAGTGAAGACCTCCTTGACCTTATTCTCGGACTATCTGCACAATCCACAAAATATAGATGTAGAATGGTTGACCACCACCGACCTCTACATCTTCAAAGGACTATCCATTAGCCTGAATACAATTGTCTTTTATGACCATGACGTTCAAGTACAGCTAGATCGGGACAATGACCCCGATACAGGAGTAAACGGTTATGAAAGCACGGGCCGTCGTGTTTCTATTACAGAAAGTTTACTAATCAAGTATAACTTTTTATTCTAA
- a CDS encoding 3-hydroxyacyl-CoA dehydrogenase NAD-binding domain-containing protein: protein MIYYKKDSEGIVSLTLDKSGERVNTINPQIAKAFLPVLEHLEADKSLKGVIILSAKRSFLAGGDLDFLHRAEEPAKIFEHTALLGEIYRRFERLKVPVVAAINGAALGSGFELVLACHYRIALDHPRTLLGLPELSLGMIPGGGGIIRLMWMLGLEEAYKFISSSRQIHVKEALQKGIIDEAVERPEELIRNAKRWILSSPCIEKPWDAEDRIAKESNPKHPKTAQRIAKLSTELIAKTRNNYPALLSLLNCMAEGASVDFDAATRINARYFTAMIMSKNCRNQTKAFWYDLNKIKQGMSRPKGFGRFRARKIGVIGAGQMGSGIAYVAAMQGIEVLLRDVSKRLAEQGKNNAREKLSHLEKSGKMTTEQAQEILNRIQTTSDLREMEDCDLVIEAVFENMALKQRIIKEVELEMQQHSFLATNTASLQVSDLAQASIQPENYIGMHFFSPLNRIPLVEIIVGKKTADETVARAFDFVLQLRKTPIIVQDRPAFFVSRVASTYFMEGILLLKEGQGPAAIENAGLQAGMPMGPLAFADNLGFKYIISAEEQAAQQLDGRYQASPAIAVLQEMLAQERYGKARNGGFYNYKEEPVRLWGQLKENFPLAQEQLLPKDLQDRLLFIQCLEAVRCLEEGVIQNSYDANLGSIYGWGFAPFKGGVIQFINDYGLREFVARAEVLAQRFGPRFKPSASLLEMAEQDTNFL, encoded by the coding sequence ATGATATATTATAAGAAAGATAGTGAGGGGATTGTTAGCCTCACCTTAGATAAAAGCGGCGAGCGAGTCAATACGATTAACCCACAGATTGCTAAGGCTTTTTTGCCTGTATTGGAGCATCTGGAAGCAGACAAAAGCTTGAAGGGGGTAATTATCTTATCGGCCAAACGCTCTTTTTTGGCGGGTGGCGACCTTGATTTTTTGCACCGAGCCGAGGAGCCCGCTAAGATTTTTGAACATACAGCCCTTTTAGGGGAGATTTACAGACGTTTTGAACGCTTGAAAGTGCCCGTAGTGGCCGCCATTAACGGCGCGGCTTTGGGCAGTGGTTTTGAATTGGTGCTGGCCTGTCATTATCGCATTGCGCTAGACCACCCCAGGACCTTATTGGGCTTACCAGAACTATCGCTGGGGATGATTCCGGGCGGCGGGGGCATTATTCGCCTAATGTGGATGCTGGGCCTAGAAGAAGCCTATAAATTTATTAGTAGCAGCCGCCAAATACACGTTAAAGAGGCCTTGCAAAAAGGCATTATTGATGAGGCCGTAGAGCGGCCCGAGGAGCTTATCCGCAACGCTAAGCGCTGGATCCTCTCTTCGCCTTGCATAGAAAAACCCTGGGATGCCGAAGACCGCATTGCCAAGGAAAGTAACCCCAAACATCCAAAAACGGCCCAGCGCATTGCTAAATTGAGCACAGAGCTAATTGCCAAAACCCGAAACAACTACCCTGCCCTGCTGTCTCTACTCAACTGCATGGCCGAAGGGGCCTCTGTTGACTTTGATGCGGCCACCCGAATCAATGCCCGCTACTTTACGGCCATGATTATGAGTAAAAATTGCCGTAACCAGACCAAAGCCTTTTGGTATGATTTGAATAAAATCAAGCAAGGGATGAGTCGCCCTAAGGGCTTTGGCCGCTTTAGAGCCCGAAAGATCGGCGTGATTGGGGCTGGGCAGATGGGATCGGGCATTGCCTATGTGGCCGCTATGCAAGGCATAGAAGTATTGCTTCGAGATGTGAGCAAACGCCTAGCCGAGCAAGGAAAAAACAACGCCAGAGAGAAGCTCAGCCACCTAGAGAAAAGTGGGAAAATGACGACAGAGCAGGCCCAGGAGATTCTGAACCGCATACAAACCACTAGTGATTTGCGGGAGATGGAAGATTGCGATTTGGTCATTGAAGCCGTCTTTGAAAATATGGCCTTAAAGCAGCGCATCATTAAAGAAGTGGAGCTAGAGATGCAGCAACACAGCTTTTTGGCCACCAATACGGCTTCCCTGCAGGTATCTGATTTGGCCCAAGCCAGCATACAGCCTGAAAACTATATTGGGATGCACTTTTTTTCGCCCCTCAATCGCATTCCCTTAGTAGAAATTATTGTGGGCAAGAAAACGGCAGATGAAACCGTAGCTCGGGCCTTCGACTTTGTATTGCAATTGCGTAAAACGCCTATTATTGTGCAGGACCGTCCCGCCTTTTTTGTCTCTAGAGTGGCCAGCACCTACTTTATGGAGGGCATTTTACTGCTCAAAGAGGGGCAGGGGCCTGCGGCCATAGAAAATGCGGGTTTGCAGGCGGGTATGCCCATGGGGCCTCTAGCCTTTGCCGATAATTTGGGCTTTAAGTACATTATTTCGGCCGAAGAGCAGGCGGCCCAGCAGCTAGATGGCCGCTATCAGGCCTCGCCCGCTATTGCTGTATTGCAAGAAATGTTGGCCCAAGAGCGCTATGGCAAAGCTCGGAATGGGGGCTTTTATAACTATAAGGAAGAGCCTGTCCGTTTGTGGGGGCAGCTCAAAGAGAACTTTCCCTTGGCCCAAGAGCAATTGTTGCCCAAAGATTTGCAAGACCGTCTGCTTTTTATTCAGTGCCTAGAGGCGGTTCGCTGTCTAGAGGAAGGAGTCATTCAAAATAGCTATGATGCCAACTTAGGGAGTATTTACGGCTGGGGCTTTGCTCCTTTTAAGGGGGGCGTGATTCAGTTTATCAATGATTATGGTTTGCGGGAATTTGTGGCTCGGGCAGAGGTGTTGGCCCAGCGTTTTGGTCCTCGCTTCAAGCCTTCTGCCAGCTTATTAGAGATGGCCGAACAGGATACTAATTTTCTCTAA
- a CDS encoding GSCFA domain-containing protein, with the protein MKPYSPWPAPLPLPQWPFSLKYSHRLMALGSCFAQEMGLRLARLAYNIDLQPFGQIYNPLSLAHNLERLLSGAWPKAEELFLHQGLYRHFAYHTDFAHPQKEVALGLMRRRFEAARAQLWGADYLFLTLGTAYYYKHEGQIVNNCHKLPQKQFERQQMSIAEGLAALRRVLGVLWEINPSCRIILTVSPIRHLKDGAQGNQRSKARLLLLAEVLEEEFAQLHYFPAYEILLDELRDYRFYANDGAHPNQGAVDYIYQGFGQSLLAQEERGLREKITKLYAAFRHRPNWPDSQAHQDFLQRQEAKLAALKQAHPAISWSQWEQLLGR; encoded by the coding sequence ATGAAGCCCTACAGTCCCTGGCCTGCTCCCCTGCCCCTACCGCAATGGCCTTTTTCCTTAAAATACAGTCATCGTTTAATGGCTTTGGGCTCTTGTTTTGCCCAAGAAATGGGTTTGCGTTTGGCTCGTCTAGCCTACAACATTGACTTACAGCCCTTTGGTCAGATTTACAATCCATTGTCCCTAGCTCATAATTTGGAGCGTTTACTAAGCGGAGCTTGGCCCAAGGCCGAAGAACTATTTTTGCATCAGGGGCTCTATCGTCATTTTGCCTATCATACAGACTTTGCGCATCCTCAGAAAGAGGTAGCTTTGGGCTTGATGCGGCGGCGTTTTGAGGCAGCTAGGGCGCAGCTTTGGGGGGCGGACTATCTGTTTTTGACCTTAGGGACAGCCTACTACTATAAGCATGAGGGGCAGATTGTCAATAACTGCCATAAATTGCCCCAAAAGCAATTTGAGCGGCAGCAGATGAGTATAGCGGAGGGTTTGGCGGCTTTAAGGCGAGTTTTGGGGGTTTTATGGGAAATCAATCCTAGTTGCCGGATCATCCTCACGGTCAGTCCGATTCGGCATTTGAAAGATGGGGCCCAGGGCAACCAAAGGAGCAAAGCTCGTTTATTACTATTGGCTGAAGTTTTGGAGGAAGAATTTGCGCAGCTGCATTATTTTCCGGCCTATGAGATTTTATTGGATGAACTTCGGGACTATCGTTTTTATGCTAATGATGGGGCGCATCCTAATCAAGGGGCTGTAGATTACATCTATCAGGGCTTTGGGCAAAGTCTTTTGGCCCAAGAAGAGCGGGGGCTAAGAGAAAAAATTACTAAATTGTATGCTGCTTTTCGGCATCGGCCCAACTGGCCCGACAGTCAGGCACATCAAGATTTTTTGCAGCGGCAAGAAGCAAAGCTCGCTGCTTTGAAACAGGCTCATCCGGCAATTTCATGGTCCCAATGGGAGCAGCTATTGGGCCGTTAA